The DNA window TATTTGCCTGATTGTACCAGGTATTAGGGCAGTCTCCTTCTGGTCTAAAGAACCAGAGCGCGTTGCTCGCTGGATGTTGCCGTTCCCCATTAATGACGCGCTTTGCTAGACGAATATCGACATCACGGGCCGCCTGATAGAAATAACCTTTTTGGGTAGCTTCAAATCCGCCTGGACTCTGAAATACCATATCCGGTATGCTTCGAATATTTTTGAAATCGAGGCAATTTCCTAGAACCCGATTAACTCCTACATTGCCGACCATTAGCATGCCAAGCTCGCCTTCCCCTTCCGCCTCAGCGCGCATCAGTCGAGCTAACATTTTGACTTGCTCAGAATTCGTTTGTATGACAGCCAAGAAGAGTTCCTCCTTCATTTCTTATCTCAACGATATATCTTATGTGCATTTGCCTATAGAGGTTACAAAAAATGAAGTCGAATTCATAATTGAACAATTTGTGACTGTTTCTATGGACGCGCTTACATGAATAACATATACTATATGTGAATCCATGCTTTGGGTCACGATCTTAACCCTAAAGCTGCTCTGCCTACGGGGAGCGCTGCTTGCGCTTCACAAAGCTATTGGGAGGTACGACGTATGAAAATCGCAATTATTGGTGGTGGCCTGGCTGGGTTGACAGCAGCAGCATATTTATCTGACAACCTAGGTACAGAAGGTACTGTGTTTGAACGAAGTCCACAACTTGGGGGCCGTGCATTTACGTATCAGAAATCGGGGTTCACATTGAATTATGGAGCCCATGCGGTTTACGGAATTGACAGACATACGCTACAGCATATGGAGCAAGAATTGAAGCTTCAATTTCAGAGCAAACAGGTGGATAAGCGAAAAGTGATGTACGCCAAGCATGGAAATTTGACTCCCGCTCCACTAGATTTTATTAACATCATGAAGACGAATGTACTAAAGCCGTTCGAAAAGGTCAGATTTGTTGCAGAAATTGCTGCCGTGATCGGCAATATCCATCAATTGAAGCATTATCAAACCCTTGGTGAATATTTAGATCACTCCCATGCTTCTGCTGATGTCAAGGAATTGTGGGAGCACTTGGTCAGCTCTAACTTCTTCATTACACCGGAAGATGCTCGAAAAGTATCTGGTGAGGTTATAGCTGAGTATTACCATAATCTCTTTCTCTCCCACAAACCGGTGAATTATATTCTCGGTAGTTGGGCAACCATTACGGATCAGCTAATTCATAAAATCCGTGAGAATGACAAATGGGACATCGCATTAAAAGAAGGGGTCGAATCCATTTCTTTGGAGAATGGTAAATACCTACTGAACACGAAAACCCGTCAAGCTTTGGAATTTGATCATGTCATATTCGCCATGCCTGCACAGCAGGTTGTTAAATTGCTGGAGGATACCTCCTGGTCTTCGTTCTTAGATCCTTACAAGAACAACTCTTCAACTGAGGTTCTAGTCTACGATATTGGCTTCTCTAAGGTAGTTGCTCGTCCTTTCAGCTATATCAGCGATATGGATAACAAACTATTCATTAGTGATGTCTCGGCGACGGATCATACTGTAGCTCCAGAGACGGGTCAACTGCTACAAGGAATCGCTTATTTGAATGACGATTGTATGGAAGAAGATGAGAAGAAACAGTACCTAGATGGTAAGGTGCAGAAAATGGAGGCCATGTTCGATCAATATTATCCAGGTTGGCGAGATCATGTTGAAGTCAAACGTGTGTCTAAAAAGGCGATGGTCTCCAGCGTTAAGAATATTCGAGAGAATAAGCTTTTGCCAAATGAGATCGCTCAAGTCCCATTCTTATTCTGCGGTGATGGTTGTGAGGGCAAAGGAGAATTGGCTGAACGTGCATTCTCAAGTGGCCGCAAAGTAGCAAATCTTCTATTAAAAGATCAAGCCAACATCAAGTCCGTAGTGCATTAATCGAACTTATATTCTACTCATATCATTATATGTATAAGAAAAAGCTGCCTATCAAGGCAGCTTTTTGATATCTTATCCAATATTCAACTATAAGGATCTGCGAAATTCTCTGTAATCCTGTTGTTCCGTTCTATAAATCCTTCCTTGCCTTTCAAATCCAAGATAGCGACTACCTTGAAATGTTAGTTGTCCATCGTCTCCTTCAGCACTTTGCCCAAATTCCTCGCCACTTACGGAAAATTCCATGCGATCACCACTATCCACTTCAAACGTGAGGAAGTATTTACTATCGGAGCGGTTCACTGATGTTTCAACATTATACCGATGGGATACCTCCGTCCGTTTGCCAACAATAATGGAATGAACGACCAACTCGGGTTGTCTATTGTTCGACATGTACCGCTTCATACTACTCGCTACCGAAATGACTATAATCGATAAGATAACTACAATGAAAATGGGAATAGCCATATTCATCACTCCGAACATTTCGCCCCACGACTGCATTCTGCTTCCCCCCTAGTCAGTGATCATTTGAAAGATCAAGATGGACTTATCCTTCTTTCTTATGTATATGCCGTCCAAAGCGAAACTTGTTATTCCTCTTAGGAGTAAAATATGCTTACCTTGTCCTTTTTTTAACCAAAATAAATAACCTTCGGATTCTGAAGTCAGAAACCGAAGGTTATCGAGAATTTATGAAGTTTATTGAGTTATGCATAATAGAATTGGAGCAATTGTTTTGTTTCGTCAGCGCTGACAGCTTCTTCTTCATATAGTCCGTTCTCAGCCCAACAAGCCTTACAAATTTCTTCCGTTGTGCACAAATGAGCATCTTCGCAAGTGTAGCAAAATTGGAGCAAGTTGCGGGTAACGGTCTCTTGATTAGTTGTTTTCATCTCAATCACTCCTAAGTTTATTTTGGAGCTTAGCTCCTTTGTTTAATGATTAATATCACTACTATTGTCTACAAGTTAAATATATCACATACTTTGATTAGTGCACGTGATAAATTTCACAATATGATGAACATCACTATAAATAGTTAAAATGAACTGGGGAGCATCAACATTATAATATAAAACGGCGGTGCCAGAGACGCGTGCTTATAGCACACGCCAACTAACTCCACCGTTTTTAGTTTGTAGCAGTAGGGATCGTTTTTGATCCATTTTGGCGACAAGTAGCCAGCCAACATTTGAGGATATAAAGCGAAAGTTTACAACTTCAGGATAATCCTTCAGGATATCTTTCAACTTTGCACTCTCAGGTAAGGCCGTCCAACTCTGACCTTGGTCTATCGTATGAAAAACCGTTGTATCTTGTAGGGCCCATCCTTCTTTAGTGTTTAAGAAAGTAGGAGTCGAATTCTCATTCAAACCGGATTGCCAGGATAATTGAAAAGGCGAAAGTGTCCATGATTCCCCGGAATCATGGGTGAAGTACCCATTAAACTTTGTGGCATCTTCCCTACTACAACCAATTGGAATCCAACCGGTACTCTTATCATTAGTAAAGGATGTTATCTCTCCAACCTCAAAACGATCGCATGATTCGTATTTCTTAGGATTAAAGAATGTGGTATTTTCATCCCAGTCCATTCCTCCGTCATACGTCACATAGAGTGCAGGTTGCCCCGCTTTCAAAGTACTGATGAACCCCTCATTTTCATTCATAAACGTCATAGAAACAAAATTTCCAAATTTGGGTATTGAATGAACGCTACTATTCTTATTTGGACTTAGCTGAGTACTCATAATGTTGCTCCAAGTAGCTCCGCCATTCTCCGTTTGATATAATGTCTTCTCTTCACTGTCTGATGTACTATTGTCTACAGCAAGAATCCAACCATGAGCCTGATCAGTAAAATAGATCGACGCTACTTGGTCCGCTTCTTTCAAAGACGAAAGCTTCCAAGTTTCCCCGCCATCTCGAGTTCGAAGCACAATGGGATTACTTGAACCTGTCGAATTACGGACGATCCAACCATTTAACAAATCGATAAAAAATATTTCTTTACCATATACCGGATTGCTAGGGAATTGTACTGCATCTGCAGGTGAGATGTTTGTCCATGTTTCTCCGCTATCTTCTGTCCTGTATAGACGTAGCTCACCTTTGGTAGTACCCCAAGCTAATCCTGTAGTCTCATTAAGTAATTGAAAATCAGTCAGCCTGGTCTTAATCTGATATTTATCCGTGATAGACAAATTCATTACCGCATTATTTGTTGTGGTATCAGGAGGATTAATTATAGTTAATGTCTGTCCTTCTTCAGTTATCTCATTCGGAACCGATGATGCAACCTGAGGTTCTTCAGAGCTACACCCCGTAAGCAATATACAGGTTACCAGTATTGCCGCGGTTATTTTAGAACACCATTTCAAGTATGAACAACCTCACTTTCAAAATCTTGTTGCTTCCCTACCTTCTTAGGATTCTCTGCTATTAATTATAGCACAGTGAACTAGAGTCATCACAGACGTTCGTCTTTTGCAAAGTTAACAGATATATGTTGGTCAGGTTTATATACGGCAAAAGAATAACCTTTCTTGCTTAAATAATCGATAATATCCGCTAATACACTTACGGTTTGAGCTTTTTCATGCATGAGTATAACCTCAGTATTACGATGAACCTGGCGCTTAATTTCTTTCATAATCTTATCTGGACTGTGTGGGTAATTCCAATCCTTCGAATCAACGGTCCAGTCCCACATTTTAAAGTTAGCACCAGCAATATCATCTCTAAATTTCTTCCCTATTGCGGGTTGACTACCGTATGGAGCACGGATCAAAACTGGCGTCGTACCAATTATTTTCTTAATAAGTCCTTGTTCTTTCGTATATTCATTAATGAAGTTCTTCGAGCTGCCACTATCATATAGAATCTTCTTACTATGACTCATACTATGTAATCCTACATAATTACCCGCTTCATGGACACTCTTTACTTTTGATTCGTTACCTGAAAGATTATTTCCAATCATAAAAAAGGTAGCGTGTACTCCCTTTTCTTCTAAAATATCAAGGATCTCTTGGGTGTATTTACTTGGTCCATCATCAAATGTAAGATAAACAACCTTGGTTGTCTTGGCTGGTTTCTTCGTGTTCTCTTCTTCGTTTACCACTGCCCCATCGGGCTGTCCTGGTGAAGAGTCTGGCAAGATGGCTTCGGAATTTCCACCTTCTGGCTGTGTAGCTACACCCTTATTATTCGTAACATTATTTTCGATATGAGCTATCAGATTAGAAATTAAAGGATCTCTTCCAATATTTGATTGGATTAACTCTGGTGTCTTCTGACTTTGACCCACTAATTTGGGCGCCACAACCGTTGTGGTGTTAGAATTTTCTTTACCTACCGTTTTGACGACTACAATAGTCATAATAAACGAAATGACAGTCAGTGCTATAGCAGTGAAAATAACACGCTTGAAGATGAGGTCAGATCGTTTGTTTCTGATACTATTGTCTTTTTCTTTTTCCATTCTACTGATGTACGACATATCCGAATTCACCGATGTCCTCTCTCTTATGATATTACTAGAATAATATAAAGTAACGCTTACGTCCTTACAGAATAGTTACATCATTGGTTACAATGTTCTCATAAAACTAATCAATTGACATCACATTTTCAAAAAATATGTTCCAATTTGTTGTATTTACCATATGTGTAACTAATTATATCAAATATTAATCTAGTTTTTGATTCCAAAATATAGAAAAGGGACTTCTATGAGGAAGTCCCTTTGTCGAATATAACTAGTGATAAAGTTAGTTAAGGATGCTTGTAAGAATTAAGGTGCAGACAAGGTCTTTCCAGTGGTCCAGTTATGAAAGTAAGTTTGACCATGTATTACATATTTACCCTCGGCCATTGAAAAGTAATCAAATACTCACATTAGATCTTATAATATTAGTTTATTATATTATGAAACAGTTTGGACTCATTCCAATTTGTTTAAAAATATAAGATAGCGTACGTCACAATAAAATTTCAAATATTTTCTTTAAATTTTAACAAAATAACGTACAATAAAAGAGTATTTTACGATTATTAGATGTAAATAATGCGTATCCTATTGTGGGAATCAAAATGAAGGAGATGAATGAATGAAAACTCAATTACGCTCCAGCAGAGTCGTTATTATCGGAACTGGTGCTGTAGGTACAACAACTGCTTATACCTTATTGCTTCGGGAGCGTGTCTCCGAGCTCGTATTAATTGATGCCAATAAAGCAAAAGCGCTGGGCGAAGCACTTGATATGAACCATGGACTTCCGTTCACTGGAGGAGTCAAGCTATGGGCTGGTGATTACAGCGACTGTGCGGACGCAGACATTATTGTAATTGCTGCTGGTGCATCTCAACGCCCGGGTGAGACTAGAATTGATCTCCTTAAACGAAACTCCGCCATTTTCGACAGCATTGTAAAGGATATCATTAAATATAACGACCATGCTATTATTCTGGTGGCCACTAATCCAGTGGATATCCTATCTTATGTGACACTGAAAAAAAGTGGATTCCCCTCCAACCGGGTTATCGGCTCCGGTACGTTGCTTGACAGCGCTAGATTCCGTTATTTGATTGGTCAGAATAAAGAAATCAATCCACGTAGCATCCACGCTCATATTATTGGTGAACACGGTGATTCAGAGCTTCCATTATGGAGCTTGGCAAATGTGGCCGGGATCAACTTGGAGTTCTCTGAGCAGGAGCGTGAAGAAATCTTCAACAACACTAAGAATGCCGCCTATGAGATCATTAATGCCAAAGGAGCGACTTCCTACGCTATTGCGCTCGCACTTGATCGTATTGTGACTTCGATTCTTCAAGATGATGGATCCGTACTGAACGTCTCAACTTTGCTCACTGATTATAACGGCGTCTCTGATGTTTACCTTGGTGTCCCAAGTATCGTTGATGGTTCAGGTGTACGAAAAGTCCTTGATCTGCAGTTAAGTGATCAGGAACTCGTTCAATTCCAACAATCGGCGAACAAGCTCAAATCAGAAATTGCTAAGCTGGAACTTTAAACTTTAGTAGGCAGGTTAAGAAAGCCGTCCATATCGAGGACGGCTTTCTTTTTATTTTCTTCGACCTATATATAACAAGTGTGAGGAAGTTCCTAAAATGTATGGATTCTCAGCTTCTTGATAGATTAGGTCCATGACTTGATTAAATTCTTGATCCCCACATGAACGCCAATAATCAAATTGCTCGGAAGTGAATGATCCAGCAATACTGGAAGAGGCAATTAGTTTCACCCTTTCAAAACCATGTGCCTCCATGAACCCATTGATTTCATCAATATTAAAGTAGTAAGCTCCAGTAAACCTTCCTTCGTCCCGGTGATTAAAAACCCCTGTTTCTAGAAATGTTGAAATATCATGCATATTATCATTCGGTTGCCACTGCTTAGGGTACATAAGTGATGTTGTTAAGTGTCTTGTTCGAGTCATAAATGCAACAAATACATATCCCCCACGCTTCGTAACCCGATAAAGTTCTTGGACCGCCGCAATCCGATCTAATTCCTCTTGTAAGTGATACAGAGGACCAAGCATTAAAGATGCATCAAATTGTTGATCACTGAAGACGTTCAGATTTCTCGCATCGGCTACATGAAGGGCTTGGAAGCGCTCTGTTAAATTGAATTCTCTAACCTTGTCTGATGCAATTTCGACTAGTCTTGGAGTAAAATCAGTCAAAGTAACATCATAACCTTGCCTAGCTAATTCACATGAGTATTTCCCTGGGCCAGCACCGTTATCTAAAACATGCCCTTGCTTCGGAAGATACTTCGAAATAAAGTGCCAATTCACTAGAAACTCAATGGGTTCTCGGTCAAGACGTCCCCACTCGTCAAATCGGTTATAATAATCAATTACTTTGTCCATTTATTTCACCCTCACTCAATAACGATGTTTCCTTTACGCTCCAGAATGTTGCGACTTACAAGCCTGTTAACAGCATCAAGATAGGCTTTTGCACTTGCTTCCACAATATCAGTACTTACTCCTCTTCCAGATGCAGTTAGCTCTCCCTGTTTCAATACGACATGAACTTCTCCCTGTGCATCCGTTCCTTGCGTGACAGAATGAATAGTGTAATCCTCCAACTCTGCTTGAATCCCTGTTGCTTTTGCTAAAGCCTGATATACGGCATCCACCAAACCATTACCTTCGCCAGCTTCATCTACTGCATCTCCATCTTGCTTCACAATTCGTACACTTGCAGTCGATAGTGAATGCGTCTGGAATGAAACCTGAATATTATCGAGTGTGAATTGTTTCGGAACTTCAGCAATATTCTCTTCCATAAGAGCGCGGATATCCTCAGACAATACGTTCTTCTTGCGGTCGGCTAGATTTTTAAATTTAGCAAAAGCAATATTCAATTGCTCCTCGTCCAGGGTATAGCCGAGGTCAACAAGCTTTTCCTTAAAGGCATGACGCCCGGAATGTTTACCAAGCACCAACTTGCTAGAGCTAGCACCAATAGTCTCCGGCGCAATAATTTCATACGTACCACGGTGTTTCAGCATTCCATCTTGATGGATTCCGGATTCATGTGCAAATGCATTGGCTCCGACAATTGCCTTGTTCCCAGGTACATTCATCCCCGTTAATTTACTAACCATGCGACTGGTACGATAGAGTTCACTCAAATTCACGGTTGTTTTTGCCCCATAGAAATCACTTCTTGTTTCCAGTGCTAACGCCACTTCCTCTATACAGGTGTTACCCGCACGTTCACCAATGCCATTGATCGTTCCTTCAAATTGATCCACACCATTGGCAATGGCTGCAAGTGTGTTGGCTGTGGCCATCCCAAGATCATCATGACAATGTGTGCTAAGCTGAATCTTCTCAATTCCTGGTACAGTCTCTTTGATTGTCTTGAACATACGTCCAAACTCATCCGGTGTAGCAAAACCAACCGTATCAGGTAGATTGACAACAGATGCACCCGCACGAATCGCCATTGCGGTAACTTCACATAAGAAATCGATCTCCGTCCGACTGGCATCTTCCGCGGAGAACTCCACCTTATCAAAAAACTTCCGACCGTACCGAATCGCGGCTTCAGCTGTCTCCAACACCTTAGCTTTGTCCATACGAAGTTTATGTTCACGATGGATCGGCGATGTTGCCAGAACCAAATGTAAACAAGGATCCGCTGCATCCTTCAATGCTTGAACAACGGCGTCGATATCTTTGGTGTGGCAACGAGCTAAGCTTAACAGCGTAGCATTCTTGACGCGATTTGCTACAGCACGAATACTTTCGATTTCACCTGGAGATGTTGCCGCAAACCCCGCTTCAATTCGATCGATGCCGAGCCGCTCCAATTGAAGTGCGATCTCTACCTTTTCTTCCGTCGTCAAGCTTACACCTGGAGATTGCTCCCCATCCCGCAGAGTTGTGTCAAATACATAAATTTTACGCATGCTCATTACCACCTTTTCATTTTTATTTGATGGAGATCACTCCGTTTCACAAGTGATTCGACTAAGATCTCCGTCATTCATTAACAAAAAAACCTCTCTCGCCCCTGCAACGCACAAAACTAAAGCGTTGCAGGGGCGAAAGAGGTTATCATCCGCGGTACCACCCATGTTCACCGTCTATTTCACAATAAACGGTCTCCAGGAATTTGGAGGTTTGCTCCGAATTCCAGCACGATAACGGGTGCTACCGATGCTCCTTAGAGAGTAATTCTCTGTCGGGAGCACAGCTCCAAGGTGAGATAGCTAAGGGATTAAGACGGTGATTTCAGCGTGTTCACCGCTCTCTGAACATAAGAGCCCTTTGTGCCTGATCCTTGTCATTGCTATTGGTATCTTGATTTTTGAATTCAAAAAACCCCTCTCATCCCCGCATGCTAAACGTAGCATACTGTAGGGACGAAAGGGGTTAAGCTTCCGTGGTACCACCCATGTTCACCACACGTCCAAATTAACGTGCAGCCTCATGTAAATCAGGTGAGTTATTATCATCGAACCTGATCCACGCATCATAACGGTTGCTAACCGGTACACCCTACGCCTACTTACAGGTTCGGGATAACAGCTCCAAGGTGAGATGGCTTTGGGATTAAGTCGGTGATCTCAGCTTACTCACCGCTCTCTGAACATAAGGGCCCATACTGCCTATTCCTCTTCACAGCTTTTGTTTGTAAAACTTGGTGTTATTATATGCCAATAATCAAAAATTAGTCAACCATATTTTTTCTGAAATAAGAAAGCTATTATATTCTTGGTGTTAGTTTAAGGTTTTTCTTATGATGTGCTCCCAATTCGGCGGCAAATCATAAGTCTTTATATGTTCATAGCTTATAGATTTAATGTTCTTAGGTAATGTTGGATCTATTTGGAAAGTAATTAGATCTTTTCCTACTCCAATATGTGGTCCTACGACGGGTGACACTTCTAAGGTAATCAGAAATTCATACCCCCGAAATCTGGACCTTTTGATCTTTGTAATATCAACTTCATAGGGGTATACAATTGGCTTTTCAATTAAAAATTGAGCATAATATTTGGCTACCGCTTGATCTATATGAGGGAGAAGAAAGAGCATCAGCATATCTTGCAGTTGAACTTCTTTTGAGTCTGCTTGAGGTGCATTGAACAGCTTTTCAGCATGAGTATGAATAGAGATTGTCATCGTCATGACAATGATCATAAAACATGCAACAAAGAGTTTTTTCATGATGATGTTTGTCCTCTCAAGGTGATATTACTCTTCTTAAGTTTCTACATTCGTTAAATTATGATTCATAGTAACTCACTTTTATTTTTCAAATGAAAACAAAGAGCTGGACCCTAACTGGTCTAGCTCTTTCATAAGCATTCTATTATTTAATTTTGATGTTGATATCACCATGAATTCGGGCCGGGTAATCTACAATCGTAAGCGTTAATGGACTTTGATAGTCTGTATTTTTAATATAGTACTGGAACATACCCTGGGAAGCTCCCGACTGATTCGAATCAAATGATTGCCCTGACGCATCCTTGTAACTGTTAGAAAATAAATTGAACGTCCGATTCTCATCCAATGGATCGTCATTCTTTAGGCGAAAATCTAGAATGCTAATACCGATTTGATCGAGTGTGAGGCGTTCGTCTGGCCTAGTGAGTAACTCCTTGCGGTCTAGATCGACCTTAACCTCCAGCTTGCTTTTATCGAGTGCACGAATACTACTTGCTCGTAAATACAAACGGTTAGGTTGTTTGAAATAGTTACTCTGGAAGTAAAGCACCTCCCGATTCTCATCGATTTTACTACCAGAAACACCGTTTGTGATCGTACCAAACGTATCACCATGTTCATCTTTGATCCTTAGATCATCAAAATAGAACAATTTCTTCGAGTTGGACGGATCATAAACAACTTCCAAACCTATTCGTGTTGGATACACTGTCATTTTCTCAAAGGTTATGGATTGCCCCTCAATGGTAGCTGTTTCATTGATAGTATAAGTTTCTTTCAAACCTTCAAATTTTTCTTTATCAACCGGAATTACAAAATGCCATAGTGTACTGTTCGCTGTCGATACCCTATCCTTGCCAAGGTTGAGTTCCAGCTCCAGAGTATTGGGGATCTCTGCACCTTCTTGCAAATTTAACTCAATCGTTCCTTGCTTACTTACCCATTCTTTATTAAACTCTGATGACCCATAAGAGAGTGATGCTTCAATATCATTAACAATTTTAACATTTTGCAGGTTGATAACTTCTTTGCGCCCATCCAAATTATCCAAAGTATAGAATATGATCACTCTTGATTCATCAGCAAGTATACCGTCCACCGTAAACTTGATGCCATCATGTTCCTCGGAAATACCAACTTCTTGCATGAAGTTATTGTCTAATGCGAGTTGGAGGCCTTTATCATAATTGATAAGCTCAACAAGTGACCTAAGCCCCGGAATGTCACTGACATATGCGGCCACAACAGGTGAGAATCGCACGGAAGCTACGGAAATCAGGACAAGAAGGCACATGGTAGAATAAATAACTCGCATCCTCATCTGACGTTTTTTACGCTTACGACCGAGCCACATTCCTTGCTGAATCGCGTCCTTAACTGCAACAGGAACTGTAATCTGTTCCGTGTGTCCTTTCATTGCCTCGAGCTGAGGCCACTCCAAATCGTTATGTTCAGGATTGTTATGCATTCGTTTCACCGTCCTTCCCCAGCCTTTGGCGTAGCCCGCCAAGAGCTTTATGTAGCCAAGTTTTGATTGTACCTTCCGGCTTATTCAACGTTCTTGCTATCTCAATAATCGTTAGATCGTGATAATACTTTAATTGAATGACTTGTTGATATTTTTCATCCAATTGATCGACCGCCGCTTCCAGCAATATTTTCTCTAGTAATGCAGTTTCTCCGTTAGTCAACTGTTGCTCCACAGAAGCAGCTTCCACCGGTTGTCTACCTTCTCTACGCGTTCGTTTCTTGAGCTCGTCAACACAATAGTTCATTAGAATCCGAATAAGCCAGCTTCCAAAATAATTGGGTTCTTTCAACTTGCGAATTTGCATATATGCGCGACAAGTCGTCTCCTGTACCGCTTCTAGAGCATCTGCCTCATTCTTCAGGTAGGCATAGGCGATC is part of the Paenibacillus segetis genome and encodes:
- a CDS encoding DUF4179 domain-containing protein; protein product: MHNNPEHNDLEWPQLEAMKGHTEQITVPVAVKDAIQQGMWLGRKRKKRQMRMRVIYSTMCLLVLISVASVRFSPVVAAYVSDIPGLRSLVELINYDKGLQLALDNNFMQEVGISEEHDGIKFTVDGILADESRVIIFYTLDNLDGRKEVINLQNVKIVNDIEASLSYGSSEFNKEWVSKQGTIELNLQEGAEIPNTLELELNLGKDRVSTANSTLWHFVIPVDKEKFEGLKETYTINETATIEGQSITFEKMTVYPTRIGLEVVYDPSNSKKLFYFDDLRIKDEHGDTFGTITNGVSGSKIDENREVLYFQSNYFKQPNRLYLRASSIRALDKSKLEVKVDLDRKELLTRPDERLTLDQIGISILDFRLKNDDPLDENRTFNLFSNSYKDASGQSFDSNQSGASQGMFQYYIKNTDYQSPLTLTIVDYPARIHGDINIKIK
- a CDS encoding sigma-70 family RNA polymerase sigma factor encodes the protein MNNELLALAAKRGDDAAFYSLITEHEEKMYRIAYAYLKNEADALEAVQETTCRAYMQIRKLKEPNYFGSWLIRILMNYCVDELKKRTRREGRQPVEAASVEQQLTNGETALLEKILLEAAVDQLDEKYQQVIQLKYYHDLTIIEIARTLNKPEGTIKTWLHKALGGLRQRLGKDGETNA